GCCACTCCCTCACACTTCAGGCTGGAAGTGACACACGCCTCTTTTGCCCCCAGCCCATTAGTCAGAGGTAGTCACatgctcttcctccccaccctcaAGGAACTTGAGGCTATTTGGTGAGCAGTGTGTGTCTCTTTCAAGGCTTTCTGAGGACCTGGAACATACACGTTTCTTTGTTTAAGAGAGAAAATACGATGATGAAGAGTGCAGACCCTGGAGCCAGACCCCAGAGTGTAGAGCCTGGCTGCCCCGCttgctgtgaccttgggcaagttactcagccTCTGTAGCATAGTTTCATCATCTGGAAAGTGCGACTGGTAATAGAACAAGCCTCACAGCATTCTTGTGAGATTTGAATGAGCACtttatatatgtaaagtgcttaaagCACTATGCTATATAATTGTTAGCAAGTATTTATTACTGTTGTTAGTCATCATTTAATCTGCTGGCTTCTGGTACAGCATCCTAAAGAAAGGCTAAAATTTCTGACTCATCAAGAGGCCTGGGGGAAAGAGGTTGTAATTAGGTGTGCCATGGCCAGTGTCTGGACTAGGATGATGATAGTGGGCAAAGAAAAAGATAGGcaaggctaggcgcggtggcttatgcttgtaatcccagcactttgggatatatcacttgaggtcaggagttcgagaccagcctggccaacatggtgaaactcatctccactaaaaatacaaaaattagctgggtgtggtggtggacatgtaataccagctattcgggaggctgaggcaggtgaatcattttgaacccaggaggtggaggttgcagtgagccaagattgcgccactgcactccagcctgggtgacagcaagacaccgtctcaccaaaggaaaaaaaaaaaaaatagagaaaaagaaaagataggcaAGAGTGTGTGTAAGAGGAGAGCACCCAGGTAGGGATTTGTTCACCACCTGAATCCCATGGTTGAGACAAAAGTATCAGGTGTGGGTGACAGAGAATGCAGGTAGAGTTTGCAGAGAAATTCAGGGgcttgaggggaaatctgaattcagatgtggtggtggggagATGTCCAAGGCCCTGGGGGAAATAGGAAAGGGAGGAATGGAGCTCAGGCTACAGGGTGGAACCTCTTACTAAGCAAGTTTCAGTAAGTGGTGGCGTGAATGCTCCAAGTCAGGCCACAGGTTCGGGGGCCAGAGTGTGGGATTAAACCGGCTCTGCCACACCATGTGACCTTGTTGCTGTAGTTTCCTCATCAGCAAGATGGGGATGATAGTCATACCATGTCTTAAggtagtgaggattaaataagatgatgcCCGTAGAGGACTTGGAAAGTGGCATGTAGTCAGTGATCAGCAAGGTCTTAATCGAATAGAAATTTGGGGGCTGTCTTTTAAGCAACCCACTTTTCTGAGTTTAATGAAAACCTTCCATTGGCAGCAGTTCTGATAAGTACTCATGTAGTCCTCCCTGGGTTCAAAATAATGGCCTTGTCACCAGGTCACTTGTAATCCAcatgcttttcattttctcattcttcaCCCAAATAGTCAGTGAGTGAATATCTTTTAGCTATGAAGAGAGTAAAAAATTACAATGGGCTGAAAAGTAACTAAAGTAGACCATTTTAAGGGCTAATTTAAGATCAGTGCTTCCCCTTCTAAAATCACATGCCACCTTGTACTCATTGGTAGGAGCCACTGACTGCCCTTGCctcttgaaatataaaattatttctgtatttagttTTAAATTCACTTGTTGGCTAATTAGCGCTCTCCTTTAATGTGTCTAATTTAAATTACAGGCTCTTCAAGGTCACGTGCTCTATATTGTGTAACTGCCTTCAGTTACACACGTGCTCTACATATGTAAttgaacatttgggttatttcttttcattgagaattAAGAACTTCACAGGTATTTCAGTAGGGCTTTAGAATTTTGTTAGTAATAGTACAAAACATACGTTGTCAATTAAATAGATATTTGAGGACCTTCAGTGTACCAGGTTCTATGGCAGTGCTGTGTATATAAGAGAAGAGGCACTTGCCCTTACCGAGCCCACAGATTAGCCAAGTTTATAATCTATACCTATTGTTGGGTTATTTGTCTTATTTAAGGATTATGCAGTTTGCTAGCATGTAATAAAGCAATTGAGGCAATTGAGGCTTCTAACACCTTTTCAGGGGCCACATGATTGAGTTGTCTTCTTTATGGCTAGGATATGGAATTGGggttacattcctttttttttttttttttttttttttttgagacagtgtcttgcgctgtcgcccaggctggagtgcagtggtgtgatctctgctcactgcacactctgccttccgggttcacgccattctcccacctcagcctcctgagtagctgggactacaggtgcccaccagcacgcccagctaaattttttttttttttttttttttttggtatttttagtagagatggggtttcaccatgttagccaggatggtcttatctcctgacctcgtgatccgcctgcatcggcctcccaaaatgctgggattacaggcgtgagccaccgcgcctggctggggTTACATTCCTAATGCTGCCTTTAATTTATCAGGGTGCCTCTTCTGAAGTTAGGTTTCTTTATAAAGTCTGGGTGACACTGTTTGCTCAACCTGTTTCACAGGATTGTAGAAAGGAAGATGTTATATAATGTATGgactgttttataaattattgagCTCTTCACATATACATGATGCCATTTCTAGTATCTGACACTGTTCTATATATACTATCCTCTCGCTGAATAGTCAATGCATTTATTTACACTGATCCAAACTAAATAgctttgagggtttttttttaatgtggtcaACTGCCATAATAACTATCCATTTTCCCAGATTAGTTTTTCTAGCTcacaattattatttaaaattgttaataataTATCTCCCAATTCATGTAGAAAATACTTACAGGGCTGTGGTTTTCAAACAATATGTTATATAACAAAGTCATGTTCTATAACAGAATATAACAGTTATACAGCCCTGCCATGTTCTCCAAGTTGACTTGCTGGTTAGGGGAATGCcccagaaataaatgtaaagctAACTAATAACAAGACAGTGAGAGGATGCCCACAGCCATGTATGAACAGTGGCTTGGTGAGTAGAATGGGCAGCCTTTAAGGGGAGTGATTAGCTGAGTTTGATTGGACTACAGACTTATAAGAAAACATTAATTGGAGATAGGATTAGAGTTTACCTTTTTGGCAGTATGGTTGCTGATGACTGGATAAAATCATTTATATAGATTTGTGGTATagtggagggaggaagaggcagaaaaCTGAACAGATAAAAGAATGTTATTCTGTTGTCAAATGTCATAGGTATTTACTCTCTTGTTTGCAGGATCCTAAGAATTGACTCCATTAGCCCAGAGAGGACTCTTGCCTACCCTCAGAGAGCATGTTGGCTCATACATCCCAGAAAGTGCCTCTACTCCAGTGTAGTCACAGAACCAGGGCACCACAGAGACGCTCTGAAATGGAGGAagctttctttttggttttcctttaGTAGTCTTCACAATGCTTCCTCTTTAGAGATCCAACTCAGATGACTATCTAAGTGCCAACTTACATACAATTTGTTGTTttgccctttcttttccttcacttGGGAAAGTTTAGAGGTGGAGTGAAGGAAAGGCACTAAGATTTGGGCTTTCATCCGTGTTGCCTCACCTGTCTACATAAGATGTTACGAAGACCAATGCCTATTTTTGACAATGGCTTTAAAGTCAGGTGGCTCTTTgtgaaataaatgtaatgcagATCTGAATATATTAGTAAATGGTGTTGAATCAACCATTAAGATTAATTTTCTTACagagaaaaagttgaaaatgagTAAGGCaagaactttaaataaaatattttcaggataTAAAGtccaattaaaaatttaaagtgtaacagagcgagaccccctttctgaaaaaaatttttaaagtacaactcagaattaacattttctttatctaccaTTATAAAAATTGGTGTCATTGCCAAAAGAGAATACTGTATTGGGGTAGTTTTGGGGATAAAACAAATTTGAACTGGCAGACCAGTTGACTACTTGGAAAGGTCCTGGTACTCCTACTAAGGTACTTATTTTAGCAAGTATATAATATTGTAAAGAATCCTAAGATGCTTAATTTTGTAAGTTTGCATTTTACTCTCTATCATATTTAAGCAAGCAGCAACTATATTTTCCACTGCTTATCATGCACCACTCTTCTCCTACTTGATAACTCAAACcactgaaatacagatgtaggGTACTAACAGCTtgggggaagaaaagagaaatgatccCCTAGCGATCCCAAGAAAACCAATCATATATGCATGTTTTTTATTCCCAAGATGAATTTAGCAAGTAGACCCTCCTCCCAATGGGCACCTCCACATAAAGTCTTTTTCATATTGCTAAGCAGAGGCCCTTAAAAACTATGCTGGCAGCTCCAGGAAAAGCTCAGTGCTTTCATTGCCTCAGTCATCGTCATTATTTATAATGTTGCAATTCAGAGTCTATCTATTGCCAATTATCTTTTCCCTGACACTCCCGCTGGTAGTTGACAGTGAGCATTGAGGGACAGACTATAACTTTGCAGCATCCTGCTTTTTATTCCAAAAGAGTTCTTTAACAAAGTTTTATgactcagaacaaaacaaaacaaaacactgatgtTATTGAGGGAATTAAATCTAACATTGAGAGAAATTTGGATTTaagaaatatgttatttaaaaagtatgttaCAGTATTAACATCTGGCAATATATAATCTATTCAGTcctttttcttttgccatttgttggcaagaaatattaataattaattttttattaaaagaaaactttttacaTTGGGAGTTATTAAGAGTGCCTCCTTTTGGTGTATTcgtttacaaataaaaatgaactatttattttcatttttattgtactttatgtTGTTTGCTTTATGTTGTTCTCTTGGGGTTACTTCCGAGTTGGAGATGGGAAGGTGCCCagtgaaagaaatgtaaaagaatcCTCATTGGAAGCTGAacaattattttgctttataagAAGTCCTGCAAAGTTTGTCATACAGTTTACTTCACTGTAAACCAAAATACAATCCATTTCACTTTCCATTTGAAGACTTGGAATGTATCATCATCTGCGTTTCTGTCAGTTCACGTGAGTTTTCTTCAGGGGCTGACTTGACAGCACTAGAAATCGATACACTGACTTGCCGTTTCAGCATCCTCATAACCTTTCTCTTGTAGCCTTTACATGCAAAGAAGTAGATAAAAGGGTCCATGCAGCAATTGAAGTTCATCAGGCATACTGTAAAGTGCAGAGAAATCTGGAACGAATGTCTTTGGCTACATTCCAGGAAATTAGAGAAACGAAGCTTCTTAATCATATGTTGAATAATTGCAACATGGTAAGGTGTGAAACAGAGAACAAACACAACAATAATAAGAATAATTGTGTTGAGAGCCTTTTTGTTTACACCAGATTTCTCAGTGAGTGGGTTTTGTTTGGCAGTTCTAAAGAGTTTGCAGCAGATCTGAGAATAGCAGATGAGAATGATTATAAGTGGAAGTACATATCCTATGAAACATGCCCCAAGCAGAATCCAGGGAAGAGATTTAGTTTCTTCAAAGTTTGGATACTCCATGCATGTAATCCTTTCAGCTTCCTGCTTTGACATAGGGTTGATGAGGAGTGGGAGTGTCTGAGCAAATACTAGAATCCAGACAAATATGCACACACCTTTTGCATGTTCAATCCTCTTTATCTTGTTGTAGCGTAGAGGGTGCACCACAGCAATGAAGCGGTCAATACTCAGGCAGGTCATAAAGTTCACACCCGCATATGTGTTGATGTAAAACACTAGCGC
This genomic window from Macaca fascicularis isolate 582-1 chromosome 17, T2T-MFA8v1.1 contains:
- the GPR183 gene encoding G-protein coupled receptor 183; protein product: MDIQMANNFTMPSAPPQGNDCDLYAHHSTARIVMPLHYSLVFIIGLVGNLLALVVIVQNRKKINSTTLYSTNLVISDILFTTALPTRIAYYAMGFDWRIGDALCRITALVFYINTYAGVNFMTCLSIDRFIAVVHPLRYNKIKRIEHAKGVCIFVWILVFAQTLPLLINPMSKQEAERITCMEYPNFEETKSLPWILLGACFIGYVLPLIIILICYSQICCKLFRTAKQNPLTEKSGVNKKALNTIILIIVVFVLCFTPYHVAIIQHMIKKLRFSNFLECSQRHSFQISLHFTVCLMNFNCCMDPFIYFFACKGYKRKVMRMLKRQVSVSISSAVKSAPEENSRELTETQMMIHSKSSNGK